One genomic window of Quercus lobata isolate SW786 chromosome 9, ValleyOak3.0 Primary Assembly, whole genome shotgun sequence includes the following:
- the LOC115960827 gene encoding germin-like protein subfamily 1 member 14 has product MRKAYILTVALFAVAFSLAFASDPDPLQDFCVALKDYSDSKSAVFVNGKFCKDPKLVKAEDFFFEGLNIAGNTDNKVGSNVTTVNVDMLAGLNTLGVSLARIDFAPYGENPPHTHPRGTEVLVVAEGTLFVGFVTSNTENRLFTKTLNKGDVFVFPVGLIHFQLNVGKTKAIAISAFSSQNAGVITIADAVFGSNPPINPDVLTKAFQLDKNVVEELQKKFEVDNY; this is encoded by the exons ATGAGGAAAGCTTACATTTTAACTGTTGCCCTCTTCGCTGTGGCATTCTCTCTTGCCTTTGCCTCTGACCCCGATCCCCTGCAGGACTTTTGTGTTGCACTTAAGGACTACTCGGACTCCAAATCAGCCG TATTCGTTAATGGAAAGTTTTGCAAGGATCCAAAGCTGGTCAAAGCTGAAGATTTCTTCTTTGAGGGATTGAACATTGCTGGGAACACAGATAATAAAGTTGGGTCAAACGTCACTACTGTGAACGTAGACATGTTAGCAGGCCTCAATACTCTTGGCGTATCCTTGGCTCGAATTGACTTTGCACCATATGGAGAAAATCCTCCCCATACTCACCCTCGTGGCACTGAAGTTCTAGTAGTCGCGGAGGGTACTCTCTTTGTTGGTTTTGTAACATCCAACACAGAGAATCGCCTCTTCACCAAAACTCTAAATAAGGGGGATGTGTTTGTCTTTCCAGTTGGTCTCATTCACTTCCAATTAAACGTGGGAAAAACTAAAGCAATTGCCATTTCTGCTTTCAGCAGCCAAAATGCAGGCGTAATCACAATAGCAGATGCTGTCTTTGGATCTAATCCTCCCATTAATCCTGATGTTCTCACCAAGGCCTTCCAACTCGACAAAAATGTGGTTGAAGAGCTtcagaaaaaatttgaagttgacaattattag
- the LOC115961660 gene encoding germin-like protein subfamily 1 member 13 gives MTKAYIVTVALFALAFSLASASDPDPLQDFCVALKDYSDYSKSSVFINGKFCKDPKLVKPEDFFFKGLNIAGNTDNKVGSNVTTVNVDTLPGLNTLGISLARIDFAPYGENPPHTHPRGTEILVVLEGTLFVGFVTSNPDNRLFTKTLKKGDVFVFPVGLIHFQFNVGKTNAIAISGLSSQNAGVITIADAVFGSNPPINSNVLTKAFQLDKNVVEELQKEFGVEK, from the exons ATGACGAAAGCTTACATTGTAACTGTTGCCCTCTTCGCTTTGGCATTCTCTCTTGCCTCTGCCTCTGACCCCGATCCCCTGCAGGACTTCTGTGTTGCACTTAAGGACTACTCGGACTACTCCAAATCATCTG TATTCATTAATGGAAAGTTTTGCAAGGATCCAAAGCTTGTCAAACCTGAAGATTTCTTCTTCAAGGGATTGAACATTGCTGGGAACACTGATAATAAAGTTGGGTCAAACGTAACTACCGTGAATGTAGACACATTACCAGGCCTCAATACTCTTGGCATATCCCTGGCTCGAATCGACTTTGCACCATATGGAGAAAATCCTCCCCATACTCACCCTCGCGGCACTGAAATTCTAGTAGTCTTGGAGGGTACTCTCTTCGTTGGTTTTGTAACATCCAACCCAGATAATCGTCTCTTCACCAAAACTCTAAAAAAGGGGGATGTGTTTGTCTTTCCAGTCGGTCTCATTCACTTCCAATTCAATGTGGGAAAAACTAATGCAATTGCCATTTCTGGTTTAAGCAGCCAAAATGCAGGCGTAATCACAATAGCAGATGCTGTTTTTGGATCCAATCCTCCCATTAATTCTAATGTTCTCACCAAGGCCTTCCAACTTGACAAAAATGTGGTTGAAGAGCTTCAGAAAGAATTTGGAGttgaaaagtag